A region from the Medicago truncatula cultivar Jemalong A17 chromosome 6, MtrunA17r5.0-ANR, whole genome shotgun sequence genome encodes:
- the LOC25496903 gene encoding aldose reductase C, with the protein MHNKVGAGQNLENFPLEDVARIITHLAIENDNTISHEDGLEKHIHPNIHQDMELLQRVPEYDQHAAEVHSIKVHNIKSLPTFVDGDVNLTRTGDVKITLPTPKEAFDTGLVKKEDLFITTKLWNSDHGHVVEACKDGFKKLQLDYLDSYLAQAYSKIKPACKLD; encoded by the exons ATGCATAACAAGGTTGGTGCAGGGCAGAACCTGGAGAATTTCCCGCTTGAAGATGTTGCTCGTATAATCACTCATTTGGCCATTGAGAACGACAACACTATAAGTCATGAGGATGGTTTAGAGAAGCACATTCATCCAAATATTCATCAGGACATGGAACTTTTGCAACGAGTCCCAGAATATGATCAGCATGCAGCAGAG GTTCACAGTATAAAGgttcataatataaaatcacTACCTACATTTGTAGATGGTGATGTTAATCTAACAAGGACTGGAGACGTAAAAATCACCCTACCAACACCTAAAGAAGCTTTTGACACTGGACTTGTGAAGAAGGAGGATCTTTTCATTACAACCAAACTTTGGAATTCTGATCATGGACACGTTGTTGAGGCTTGCAAAGATGGTTTTAAGAAGCTTCAGTTAGATTATTTGGATTCATATCTTGCTCAAGCATATTCCAAGATAAAGCCTGCTTGTAAACTAGATTGA
- the LOC25496899 gene encoding uncharacterized protein, whose amino-acid sequence MKDTSKVIIGVTLVMVVTLAFVIALILVLLFELYCSLLLRRHKLKNQNNNTQTLNNSNSTTTLTNVSSPSHATQNSLSPPPQNFSNIYSQGVLQAPRNILFPCMENISKEQSNKLHQVIHVQALESLVSSPTLSMSPFTSRAPPPQKKTTHQVNIDEISSSLEEKNHHQLVYISNPIYENEEGKESGVNTPFETPNSSPSHLAKSDSSSDEDGDNNVVAAEIEVCVNSPCYTPPLTPMKKLDAEACTVSLREARSLGTNGSDSIISRSVNGLSSSSSGSPSTSSW is encoded by the coding sequence atgaaagatACATCTAAAGTTATCATTGGTGTAACCTTAGTAATGGTTGTAACCCTAGCTTTTGTTATAGCACTTATTCTTGTTCTTCTATTTGAACTTTATTGTTCTCTTTTACTTCGTAGACAcaaactcaaaaaccaaaacaataacaCTCAAACCTTAAACAACTCAAACTCAACAACTACCTTAACTAATGTTTCTTCTCCTTCACATGCAACCCAAAACTCTCTTTCTCCACCACCACAAAACTTTAGCAACATTTATTCACAAGGTGTTCTTCAAGCTCCAAGAAATATTCTTTTTCCTTGCATGGAAAATATTTCTAAAGAACAATCAAATAAACTTCATCAAGTTATTCATGTTCAAGCCCTAGAATCATTGGTTTCATCACCAACATTATCAATGTCACCTTTTACATCAAGAGCACCACCACCTCAAAAAAAGACAACCCATCAAGTTAATATTGATGAAATTTCATCTagtcttgaagaaaaaaatcatcacCAACTTGTGTACATTTCAAACCCTATTTATGAAAACGAAGAAGGTAAAGAAAGTGGTGTAAATACACCATTTGAAACACCAAATTCTTCACCTTCTCATTTAGCAAAAAGTGATTCTTCTAGTGATGAAGATGGTGATAACAATGTTGTTGCAGctgaaattgaagtttgtgtTAATTCACCTTGTTATACACCTCCTTTGACTCCAATGAAGAAGCTAGATGCAGAAGCTTGTACTGTTTCTCTTAGAGAAGCTAGGTCTTTAGGTACTAATGGAAGTGATTCTATAATATCACGTAGTGTTAATggtctttcttcttcatcttcaggTTCACCTTCTACTTCTTCTTGGTGA